In Leptospira harrisiae, a genomic segment contains:
- a CDS encoding NADH-quinone oxidoreductase subunit B, producing the protein MGLTETLSKPGEMFGDMFQVATLDNVVQWGQSFSLWPYPFATACCGIEYMSTSCADYDIARFGAERPSFSPRQADMILVLGTITYKMAPVLRQIYDQLAEPKFVISVGACASSGGMFHTYGVLQGVDRILPVDVYVPGCPPRPEALLDALVKLQKKVQGQGLEARRQEVMRKIEEINERNKPLVVA; encoded by the coding sequence ATGGGATTAACAGAAACACTATCCAAACCGGGTGAGATGTTTGGCGACATGTTCCAAGTCGCTACATTGGATAACGTAGTCCAATGGGGACAAAGTTTTTCATTATGGCCTTATCCTTTTGCCACAGCTTGTTGTGGAATCGAATACATGAGTACTTCTTGTGCTGATTACGACATCGCTCGATTTGGTGCAGAACGTCCTTCCTTTTCACCACGCCAAGCCGATATGATTTTAGTTCTTGGAACCATCACATATAAAATGGCTCCCGTCTTACGCCAGATATACGACCAATTGGCAGAACCTAAATTTGTAATTTCTGTGGGTGCTTGTGCTTCTTCTGGTGGTATGTTTCACACCTACGGTGTGTTACAAGGTGTCGACCGAATCCTGCCTGTGGATGTTTATGTTCCTGGTTGTCCTCCTCGTCCAGAAGCACTCCTTGATGCCCTTGTCAAACTCCAAAAGAAAGTACAAGGACAAGGATTAGAAGCGAGACGCCAAGAAGTCATGAGAAAAATCGAAGAAATCAACGAACGTAACAAACCTCTCGTAGTGGCATGA
- a CDS encoding NADH-quinone oxidoreductase subunit C, whose product MKETITEYLNSRFSDVLLPQRDINTNLLYFSIKKEALPTIVQALKEHPEFAFTYLNDLTSVDWLGKREPRFEVVYLLRSPKNKHFRLQLRVPVGEGDEVPSLVSIFPAANWPEREVYDLMGIPFSNHPQLERLIMPDNFIGHPLRKDYPLEGPGQDYLIEDLLTIHVNEDITG is encoded by the coding sequence ATGAAAGAAACAATTACTGAATACTTAAACTCGCGGTTTTCTGATGTTTTACTTCCACAAAGGGACATAAACACCAATTTGCTCTATTTTAGTATCAAAAAGGAAGCCCTCCCAACCATTGTACAAGCGTTAAAGGAACATCCTGAATTTGCTTTCACTTACCTAAATGATCTTACCTCCGTCGATTGGCTTGGAAAAAGAGAACCAAGGTTTGAAGTGGTATATTTACTTCGTTCTCCCAAGAACAAACACTTCCGTTTACAACTTCGCGTTCCTGTGGGAGAAGGGGATGAAGTTCCAAGTCTCGTTAGTATTTTCCCTGCAGCCAATTGGCCAGAGAGAGAAGTGTATGACCTTATGGGGATTCCGTTTTCCAACCACCCGCAGTTGGAAAGGCTCATCATGCCTGATAACTTTATAGGACATCCACTTCGTAAGGATTATCCGTTAGAGGGACCGGGACAGGATTATCTCATTGAAGACTTACTCACCATTCATGTGAACGAGGATATTACCGGTTAG
- a CDS encoding NADH-quinone oxidoreductase subunit A produces MGSAPDSFAPILLQLLLGVGFSALILTLAFLINPKKKSKPQDTFECGVTYYGDARGLFNIKFYLVAVLFILFDIEAVFLYPWAVNLISFKEAGLGTFFLVEMFFFLLILVVGLYYIWKKGALEWD; encoded by the coding sequence ATGGGTTCTGCACCAGATAGTTTTGCGCCAATCCTTCTACAACTTTTACTCGGAGTCGGTTTTTCCGCTCTGATTTTGACCCTTGCCTTCCTCATCAATCCGAAGAAAAAATCAAAACCCCAAGATACCTTTGAATGTGGAGTTACCTATTACGGTGATGCGAGAGGACTCTTTAACATTAAGTTCTATCTTGTTGCGGTACTTTTTATCCTCTTCGATATTGAAGCCGTCTTTTTATATCCCTGGGCAGTGAACTTAATCAGCTTTAAAGAAGCGGGCCTTGGTACCTTCTTCCTTGTGGAGATGTTTTTCTTTTTACTCATACTTGTTGTGGGTCTATACTATATATGGAAAAAGGGAGCACTGGAATGGGATTAA